The nucleotide window TACCGCCGGAAGCCGCGTCGAACAAGCCGACCTCGTTTATCGAGCCGTTAGCCTCAGAGGAGCCGAAGGTGACACGGTAGATAACTTTAGAACCTGACACAAGCCTCTCGTAGAGGGCTTCACGCTCCTCAAGTATTACCAGGGTTAATGGCCTTATGCGTATAAGGAGCTTCTCCAAGACCCCTCCCCTCTAGGTTTTTCCATGATAAATTACCTCGGGTAATTTTCGGCTAGTATTCGCTTTACCTCATCTTTGACTACTTTTTCGATGAACTGCTTGACCTCTTCGGTCAGTATCCCGCTGTTTATCTGGGCTAGTATCTTGGTCTTCATCTCTTCTAGGGTTTTAAGCTCGTCCGAGATGTCTACGCCGAAGGCCTTCCAGATCATCCGCTGCTTCTCGCCTTCGCTCATAGCTCCACCTTCCCGAGTAGCCTAGCCATCTGCATCCTATACCTATCCATAAGCCGCTCGTCTACCCAGAGCCTAGCCTCGTCGAACCTAGCTATCTCCAGGTAGCCGATCCCCAATCTTTCCGAAGCCTCCTCAAGCGGTATAAGGGGTGGCCTCCCCCTGTGGATCGTCGTCTCCATAAGGAGCCACCTATCCCCCGGCTTCACGACCGTCCAGGCGTGCCCGTAGAAGCCCTCACCCGCCTCGACGACCCCGAGGACCGTGTACGCCTCCAACCCCAACACCCTGAGCAGTGTCGTACATAGGTTGCTCGTGTCTGCGCATAGTCCATACCCGAGCTTGAGGACCTGGCTAGGTAGAAGCCACGCGTAGGGTTGACTGTAGGTAGCAAGGTATAGCTTGAACAACCCTATGCTCAGCCATGGATAGGCCTTCACCTCAAACCCGACGGCCGGGGAGCCGTCCGCCGTGAGCGGGTACTTGACGTTTCTGACGTTGAACCTGTAGACGGACTTGGCCGTTTCGATAGGCGTCCTACGTCTAAGCCTCTCGGCTAAGGCCCTGACCTCTCCGCTCGAGACCTCTATGAAGGACCGGACATCTCGGCGGACGCCTAGGATGCCTGTAGCCATGAGCCTCGAAGCCATCACCCGACCCTCCTGGAGCCGAAGTAGAACCCGACTATGAGGGCTACCATGGGTAGAAGCCTCTCAGAAGCCTCAAGCCTACCATAGGCTAGAAGCTCTATGACCGAGAGAGCCGCGAACAGGACTATGAGCGTGAGGGCTATAAGCCCCCTATAGTCCTCCCTCCTCAGACCGGTCTCAGGCTTGTTACCCTCCTTCCCCATCGCCTAAACCACCGGCTAGAAGCGGGTTGACGTATCTGCTTGAGACCAAAACCTCTCCCTGGACGAACGGAGACACCGGAGCCGGTAGCACAAGCTCACACCGCTCCCTATCGTACACAGCCGTCTCCAAGGCGGTCTTCAGAAACCTCCAGCGTCTCAAACGTCTAGAG belongs to Candidatus Bathyarchaeota archaeon and includes:
- a CDS encoding transglutaminase domain-containing protein codes for the protein MASRLMATGILGVRRDVRSFIEVSSGEVRALAERLRRRTPIETAKSVYRFNVRNVKYPLTADGSPAVGFEVKAYPWLSIGLFKLYLATYSQPYAWLLPSQVLKLGYGLCADTSNLCTTLLRVLGLEAYTVLGVVEAGEGFYGHAWTVVKPGDRWLLMETTIHRGRPPLIPLEEASERLGIGYLEIARFDEARLWVDERLMDRYRMQMARLLGKVEL